The following coding sequences are from one Candidatus Woesearchaeota archaeon window:
- a CDS encoding TCP-1/cpn60 chaperonin family protein: MANQQIQPIFILPEGSQRTTGRNAQRTNIMAAKLVAETVRTTLGPKGMDKMLVDSLGDVVITNDGVTILEEMQIEHPSAKMLVEIAKTQENEVGDGTTTAVVIAGELLKQAEDLLDQEIHPTVIARGYRLASEKAIAILNNIAETIDENDAETLKKIAITAMTGKGAETDKEHLSDITVKAVKEIAEKENGDIIIDIENVKLEKKVGGAVEDTELIQGVVLDKEKVHSGMPRLIKNAKIALVDSALEIKNTEIDAKIEISDPEKMQAFLDMEENMLRKMVGKIESSGANVVFCQKGIDDMAQHFLSKKGIYAARRIKQSDMEALARATGAKIVTNLDELSNDDLGNAGIVEEKKIGDEDMTYVKDCKNPKSVTILIRGGTEHVVDEVKRAMEDAIGDTAAVLRSKKIVAGAGAVEIELARELRKYAESLSGREQLAVNAFANAVEVIPRTLAENAGIDPIDILTELKAAHDKKQKWAGIDVFKAKVVDAFEQGVIEPLKIKTQAISSASEVAVMILRIDDVIAAGGGSKGPSMPPGMGGEMPEY, from the coding sequence ATGGCAAACCAGCAGATACAGCCGATCTTTATTCTGCCTGAAGGCAGCCAGAGGACAACTGGAAGAAACGCGCAGAGGACAAACATAATGGCAGCCAAGTTAGTTGCTGAAACTGTAAGGACAACTCTCGGCCCGAAAGGAATGGACAAGATGCTTGTTGACAGCTTAGGGGATGTTGTCATAACAAATGACGGGGTTACAATTCTTGAAGAGATGCAGATAGAGCATCCTTCTGCAAAAATGCTTGTTGAAATCGCAAAAACACAGGAGAATGAAGTTGGCGACGGGACAACAACAGCAGTTGTTATCGCAGGAGAATTATTGAAGCAGGCTGAGGATCTGCTTGACCAGGAGATTCATCCTACGGTTATTGCCCGCGGCTACAGGCTGGCTTCTGAGAAGGCAATAGCCATCCTGAACAATATTGCTGAAACAATTGATGAAAATGACGCTGAAACATTAAAGAAGATCGCAATAACGGCCATGACTGGCAAAGGCGCTGAAACAGACAAGGAGCATTTATCAGACATTACTGTCAAAGCAGTGAAAGAAATTGCTGAGAAAGAAAATGGCGATATAATAATAGACATTGAAAACGTAAAGCTTGAAAAGAAAGTCGGCGGAGCTGTTGAGGATACTGAGTTAATACAGGGTGTTGTCCTGGACAAGGAAAAGGTTCACTCAGGAATGCCGAGGCTGATTAAAAATGCAAAAATCGCTTTAGTTGATTCTGCATTGGAAATAAAAAATACCGAAATTGACGCCAAAATTGAAATATCAGACCCTGAAAAAATGCAGGCATTCCTTGATATGGAAGAGAATATGCTCAGGAAGATGGTTGGCAAGATAGAAAGCTCCGGAGCAAATGTTGTATTCTGCCAGAAAGGCATTGATGACATGGCGCAGCATTTTTTATCCAAGAAAGGAATTTATGCTGCAAGAAGGATAAAGCAAAGCGACATGGAAGCTTTAGCGAGAGCAACTGGAGCTAAGATTGTCACGAATTTGGACGAGCTAAGCAATGATGATTTGGGAAATGCAGGGATAGTTGAAGAAAAAAAGATCGGAGATGAAGATATGACCTATGTCAAAGACTGCAAGAATCCCAAGTCCGTAACTATTTTGATCAGAGGCGGAACAGAGCATGTTGTAGATGAAGTTAAAAGGGCAATGGAAGATGCTATCGGCGACACAGCAGCTGTGCTGAGAAGCAAAAAGATTGTGGCAGGCGCAGGCGCAGTTGAGATAGAGCTTGCCCGTGAGTTAAGGAAATACGCCGAATCATTGTCCGGAAGGGAGCAGTTGGCTGTCAATGCATTTGCAAATGCTGTTGAAGTCATTCCTAGAACGCTGGCAGAGAATGCCGGGATTGATCCAATTGACATTTTAACAGAGCTTAAGGCAGCTCATGACAAGAAGCAGAAATGGGCAGGAATTGATGTTTTCAAGGCAAAGGTTGTTGATGCCTTCGAGCAGGGCGTTATAGAGCCTTTGAAGATCAAAACACAGGCAATAAGCTCAGCTTCAGAAGTTGCAGTAATGATATTGAGGATCGACGATGTTATTGCTGCAGGCGGCGGATCTAAAGGGCCTTCAATGCCTCCTGGAATGGGCGGCGAGATGCCTGAATACTAG